The following are from one region of the Marinomonas sp. CT5 genome:
- a CDS encoding LPP20 family lipoprotein — protein sequence MTLSLRIFLIAIGAITLAGCQNLNQPSTADTTCTTVAPCNGNQVGNQAPTYTQNGALNANNSIAVIKQEPIVVTATGYAAMITSKRFTKSQARIMTLRSSMLDAYRNLSERVYGLKIDGSSSLSNMVLQNDELRTYVDAYLVGAKVVSQREHEDGTFETVVEMALQENFRQCVTSGSLQTDPNCKIQPGYRAVNVQSATPTTNFYSIE from the coding sequence ATGACATTATCACTTCGAATCTTTTTAATTGCCATAGGTGCAATAACCCTTGCCGGCTGCCAAAACCTCAACCAACCAAGCACTGCTGACACCACCTGTACGACAGTAGCACCGTGTAATGGTAATCAGGTAGGAAATCAAGCACCAACATATACTCAAAACGGTGCATTAAACGCAAACAACAGCATCGCAGTTATCAAACAAGAGCCCATCGTAGTAACGGCGACAGGCTACGCAGCCATGATCACCAGCAAACGTTTTACCAAATCTCAAGCACGCATCATGACATTACGCAGTTCCATGCTAGATGCCTACAGGAACTTATCAGAGCGTGTCTACGGTTTAAAAATTGATGGTTCTAGTTCCCTAAGTAATATGGTGCTACAAAATGATGAATTAAGAACCTATGTGGACGCTTACCTCGTTGGCGCAAAAGTTGTTTCACAACGCGAACATGAAGACGGCACATTTGAAACCGTTGTTGAAATGGCGTTACAAGAAAACTTTCGTCAATGTGTTACTTCAGGCAGCCTACAAACAGATCCTAACTGTAAAATCCAACCAGGATATCGTGCGGTTAATGTACAAAGCGCCACTCCAACGACTAATTTCTATAGCATTGAATAA
- a CDS encoding flagellar assembly protein T N-terminal domain-containing protein, producing MFVLTRLLAITLCLLFSVNALSRSVDAKGEAIIYDNDIADARYRATQQAIKQAVLESGSRVNVKDELNNGELDSSLQIRSSGYVQQARILSEEQNGDFLTVIARVEVTPDSQCSTGPTSYYKKTIGITGFELQVPQQARLGELSNISRELPKDLADQINKKGYLRALTATNIAIYPDLINAPSSTNYDGSLTNVTRISEQLGVQYIMSGVIRDIGELYLRHPDDKDAKDLLDEGIDKERNFVVDIYIYDGFSGALLFEHRYSEVGNWDVSDHARIGFGSAKFWTVHYGKVVQQALKESALDTSEQLRCQPFIANIFRTEGNRIHISAGSLAGIKQGDKFNVYRRYEVFNQLQSAQTQLNNANISVTIKQVQPNFSVGELVVDSHILNVQQQDVVIAW from the coding sequence ATGTTTGTTTTAACTCGGCTGCTAGCCATCACCTTATGCCTCCTTTTTTCCGTTAACGCTCTTTCAAGAAGTGTTGACGCTAAAGGCGAGGCCATTATTTACGACAATGATATCGCTGACGCTCGCTACAGAGCCACTCAACAAGCAATCAAACAAGCGGTTCTTGAATCTGGGTCTAGAGTCAACGTTAAAGACGAGCTCAATAATGGCGAACTAGACTCAAGTTTACAAATTCGCAGCTCAGGTTATGTTCAACAAGCTCGAATTCTTTCTGAAGAACAGAATGGCGACTTTCTAACGGTTATTGCCCGAGTAGAAGTAACACCAGACTCCCAATGCAGCACAGGCCCAACAAGCTATTATAAAAAAACCATTGGAATAACAGGATTTGAATTACAAGTCCCACAACAAGCTCGACTTGGCGAGCTCAGCAACATCTCCAGAGAACTCCCTAAAGACCTTGCAGATCAAATCAATAAAAAAGGCTACTTAAGAGCTCTGACAGCAACCAATATCGCCATTTATCCAGACCTAATAAATGCTCCCTCGTCCACAAACTATGACGGTTCATTAACCAACGTAACCCGAATCAGTGAACAGCTTGGCGTTCAATATATTATGAGTGGCGTCATTAGAGACATCGGCGAATTGTATCTAAGACACCCAGACGACAAAGATGCCAAAGATTTATTAGATGAAGGAATTGATAAAGAAAGAAACTTTGTGGTCGATATATACATATACGACGGTTTTAGTGGTGCACTGTTATTTGAACACCGCTATAGTGAAGTCGGTAACTGGGATGTTTCTGATCATGCCAGAATTGGTTTCGGAAGCGCTAAGTTCTGGACAGTTCATTATGGTAAAGTGGTTCAACAGGCATTAAAAGAAAGCGCCTTAGACACTAGTGAACAGTTACGCTGCCAACCATTTATTGCCAATATTTTTCGAACTGAAGGCAATAGGATTCATATTTCTGCTGGCTCGTTGGCTGGCATTAAGCAAGGAGATAAATTCAATGTTTATCGACGCTACGAGGTGTTTAACCAGTTGCAATCAGCTCAGACTCAGCTGAACAATGCCAACATCAGTGTTACAATCAAGCAGGTTCAACCGAACTTTTCTGTTGGAGAGCTTGTTGTTGATTCACACATACTCAACGTGCAACAACAAGATGTTGTAATTGCTTGGTAA
- a CDS encoding cell division protein ZapB, giving the protein MNNELLHHLEQRINEAVEEISSLRKRISELEMQNYELSEEKSEIESTLNQTKEQQSNWESSLSQMLNRLNQMDDKQ; this is encoded by the coding sequence ATGAATAACGAGCTACTTCACCACCTAGAACAACGCATCAATGAAGCCGTAGAAGAAATATCTTCATTACGTAAACGTATCTCTGAACTCGAAATGCAAAACTACGAATTGAGCGAAGAAAAAAGTGAAATCGAAAGCACACTAAACCAAACGAAAGAGCAGCAATCAAACTGGGAATCTTCTCTTTCTCAAATGCTCAATAGATTAAATCAAATGGACGACAAACAATGA
- a CDS encoding ProQ/FINO family protein, with the protein MDQLITKLEEKINWLTQQLKEANAEIKRLKGNNDNSIEHSASMDLLQHMADRSTEDQLQLYIEDSLDLLNSASPPEQAIKVGSVEHQLNFDLLHELADSSSTTPTTTEQIDYMTTQQPELNGLQEDDKLVDTDTSVQEASESTAETATLTPEQRKRQKNQKNNRRLIKMLEDRYPKAFDWNQPKPLKVGIDKDMVLDDDFNASKQKRALAAYTRSDRYKKCLLSGQPRVDLEGVAVNNEPALPESMIPAKAKATTSRPAKDKPTKPSRKPKTQAKSHSKPKAKSQQNASKQEDIYDNLSPEERMKAKLEKLLNKS; encoded by the coding sequence ATGGACCAACTGATAACCAAACTAGAAGAAAAAATTAACTGGTTAACGCAGCAGCTAAAAGAAGCTAACGCGGAGATCAAAAGGTTAAAAGGAAACAACGATAATTCTATTGAACACAGCGCTTCAATGGATTTATTACAACATATGGCAGATCGCTCCACAGAAGACCAATTGCAACTTTATATTGAAGACTCTCTCGATCTTTTGAATAGCGCATCACCTCCAGAGCAAGCAATAAAAGTGGGCTCGGTAGAACACCAGCTCAACTTTGATTTATTGCACGAGCTTGCTGATAGCAGCAGCACAACACCCACGACAACAGAACAGATTGATTACATGACCACACAACAACCTGAGCTTAACGGCTTGCAAGAAGACGACAAACTAGTCGATACCGACACTAGCGTACAAGAAGCAAGCGAAAGCACTGCAGAGACAGCGACTTTGACGCCAGAACAAAGAAAACGTCAAAAAAACCAAAAGAACAATCGCCGTCTGATAAAAATGCTTGAAGACCGTTACCCCAAAGCGTTTGACTGGAATCAACCTAAGCCACTAAAAGTAGGCATAGACAAAGACATGGTTCTGGATGATGACTTTAATGCCAGCAAGCAAAAACGCGCTCTAGCGGCTTATACGCGCTCAGACAGATACAAAAAGTGTCTTCTATCTGGACAACCTCGAGTCGACTTAGAAGGTGTTGCTGTTAACAACGAGCCTGCTTTACCAGAATCCATGATTCCTGCAAAAGCCAAAGCAACAACAAGCAGACCCGCAAAAGACAAACCGACCAAGCCGTCTCGCAAACCCAAAACTCAGGCAAAAAGTCACTCAAAACCTAAAGCCAAGAGCCAACAAAATGCCTCTAAGCAAGAAGATATCTATGACAACTTATCTCCTGAAGAGCGCATGAAGGCGAAACTTGAGAAATTATTAAATAAATCCTAG